GCTCTGCTCGACCGAGGTCGAGGGAACGCGGAATGCCTGGATCAAGAGGTCGCCCTCATCGAGCTGCGGCAGGAACACCTGACCGAGCGAGAAGAAGGCGAGGACCGCGACGACGAACCCGCCGACGCCGGCGCCGATCGTGATCTTCGGTTTGCTCATGGCCCGGTCGAGACCGGGTTCGTAGCGCCGTTTGAGCCAGCTCATGATGCGGCCCTCCTTTTCGTCGACGCGTTTCGACAGCCAGATGGCGATCGCTGCCGGCACGAAGGTCAGCGAGAGGATGAAGGCGAATGCGAGCGCGATGATCACGGTCAGCGCCATCGGGATGAAGGTCTTGCCCTCAACCCCGCTCAAGGTGAGCAAGGGCACATAGACAAGGATGATGATCGCCTGCCCGTAGACCGAAGGCCGCACCATCTCGCGCGCCGCAGCGGCTACCGTTGCCAGCCTTTCCTCCTTTGTCAGCGTCCGTCCCTCCCGGTGCTGGAAATCGGCCATGCGCCGCAGCGCATTTTCGACGATGATCACGGCGCCGTCGACGATGAGGCCGAAATCGAGCGCCCCGAGGCTCATCAGATTTGCCGAGACGCCGGCGTGCAGCATGCCAAAGCTGGTGAGCAGCATGGTCACGGGAATGACGAGCGCTGCAATGAGCGCGGCACGGAAATTGCCGAGCAGCAGGAAGAGTATGGCGATAACGAGCAGCGCGCCTTCGGTCAGATTCTTGCCGACCGTCCAGATCGTCGCATTGACCAGCTTGGTGCGATCGAGCACCGGCTCGATAACCACATCGGGCGGCAGCGAGGCGTTGATGTTCAGCAGCCGGTCGGCAACCGCGGTCGCCACCGTGCGGCTGTTTTCGCCGATCCGCATGATGGCGGTCCCGACGACGACCTCGGTACCATTTTCGGACGCCGATCCCATGCGGACCGCTTGCCCGGTGCGAACCGTCGCGACCTGATCGAGCGTGATCGGAACACCTGCACGCGTCGCGACGACGATACGCGAAAGCTCGCTAGCATCGCGCACGAGCGCGTCGGAGCGAACCGCGAGTCCTTCGCCGTTGCGTTCGACCACGCCGCCGCCGACGGCTGTGTTGTTGCGTTCGAGTGCTTCGGCGAGATCGGTCAGGCCAAGGCCAAGCGCGGCAAGGCGCTGGACGTCGGGCACGACCAGATATTGCTTTGAAAAGCCGCCGATCGCATCGATGCCGGCGACCCCCGGAACGGTACGGAGCAGCGGGGTCACGATCCAATCCTGTGCGGTGCGCAGGTAGGTCGCCTTGTCGGCTTGGGTGACGAGCCGTTCGCCTTCGGGTGTCACATAGCTGCCGTCGGGTTGAAGGCCGGGCTCGCCCGGCTTGTGCACGTCGTCCTTGCGGTGGGCGAGCCGAACCGTCCACATATAGACTTCGCCGAGCCCCGTCGCGATTGGCCCCATTTCGGGCCGCACGCCGTCCGGCATCGTCTCGGTCGCCTCGTTCAGCCGCTCGCCGACCTGTTGGCGTGCGAAGTAGATGTCGGTCTTGTCGGTAAAGACGGCGGTCACTTGCGCAAAGCCATTGCGGCTCAGCGAGCGTGTATATTCGAGGCCGGGAATGCCGGCGAGCGCAGTCTCGATCGGGAAGGCGACCTGTTTCTCGACAAGTTCGGGCGAGAGCGCCGGTGCGCGGACGTTGATCTGAATCTGGTTGTTGGTGATGTCGGGAACCGCATCGATCGGCAGGCGCGACAGCGCGAAGGCTCCGATAACGGCGGCAAGGGCGGTGAGCAGGACGACAAGCCAACGCTTGTCGACCGCCCAGGTGACGATATGGGCGATCATGGCTTAGTCCTCATGGCCTGCTTCGCCCTTGCCGATTTCCGACTTGAGCGAGAAGCTGTTGGTAATGGCGATCTGTTCGGTGCCCTTGAGTCCCGAGCGGACGATCACATTGGCACCGGCACGGTCGCCGAGGACCACCGGAACGGCGGCGAAGCCACCCTTGGTGCGGACGAATATGACGCTCTTTCCCTCGACCGTCTGGACCGCGCTCAACGGGACGCTGATCGATGTGTCTCCGCTGTCTCCGGCGAGTGCGATGGTCGCCGTGACCGCTTCGCCGACCCGCCATTGCCCGGCGCGATTGTCGAGGATCGCGATCGCCGGGACGAGCCGCGTGGCCGGATCGAGCGCGGGCGAGACGAAACTGATCTTGCCGGTAGCCTGGCGCCCCGGCGCGTCGATGGAAACGATCGCGCCGGGACGAATGCGCCCGGCGTCGGCAGGCCGCAGGTTGAACGACAGCGAAACGCTCGAGAGATTGGCGATGCGATAAAGCTCGGCGTCCGCAGCCACCGTCTGACCGAGAATCACGCTGCGCGCGATTACCTGTCCCGAAATTGGTGCGGCGATTGCGATCCGGTTGAGTTGGCCGCCGCCGCCGCCCGCAGCCGACACCTGTTGCTGCGCAAGCTGGTAAGCGATCTTGGCTTCGGTTGCCGTCGTGCGCGCCGCGATCACATCCTGTTCCGGCGACACGCGCTGCGCGAACAGGCGCTCCTCGCGCGCCAGGTTGGAGTTGGCGAGCGCGAGCCGCGCGCGCGTTGCCTGTACTTCGCCCTGAAGCTGCGCGGCCTCGCGGCTTTCGACGATCGCGAGCGTTTGCCCGCGGCCGACGCTCTGTCCAAGATTGCGATTGAGCGCGACGATGCGCCCGCTGATCGCAGCCGACACCGCTTGTGTGGCTTGGGGATCGCCCTCGATCGTCGCGGGCAGTTGCAGCGTGCCGACGCTTCCGATGGTCGGACGGCCGAGCGCGATCCCGGCGACCTTGATCTGTTCGTTCGTGAGCGTGATCTGGCCCTCGTCGGCGTGGCCGGCTTCCTCCTTGCCATGCTCGTCGGCCGGTTTGACGGTATCCGTGCCACCGCACGCCGCGAGGAAGAGCGGCAGCGCCGCGGTGAGCAGCAGCTTTCGGTTGATATTGATGGTCATGGGTTCAATTTCCTTCGAGCGGCGCGGGAGCCGTGAGGCGTTCCAACCGGGCCTTGGCGAGTTGATAGGAGGCGAGGGCTTCGA
This sequence is a window from Sphingopyxis sp. USTB-05. Protein-coding genes within it:
- a CDS encoding efflux RND transporter permease subunit — encoded protein: MIAHIVTWAVDKRWLVVLLTALAAVIGAFALSRLPIDAVPDITNNQIQINVRAPALSPELVEKQVAFPIETALAGIPGLEYTRSLSRNGFAQVTAVFTDKTDIYFARQQVGERLNEATETMPDGVRPEMGPIATGLGEVYMWTVRLAHRKDDVHKPGEPGLQPDGSYVTPEGERLVTQADKATYLRTAQDWIVTPLLRTVPGVAGIDAIGGFSKQYLVVPDVQRLAALGLGLTDLAEALERNNTAVGGGVVERNGEGLAVRSDALVRDASELSRIVVATRAGVPITLDQVATVRTGQAVRMGSASENGTEVVVGTAIMRIGENSRTVATAVADRLLNINASLPPDVVIEPVLDRTKLVNATIWTVGKNLTEGALLVIAILFLLLGNFRAALIAALVIPVTMLLTSFGMLHAGVSANLMSLGALDFGLIVDGAVIIVENALRRMADFQHREGRTLTKEERLATVAAAAREMVRPSVYGQAIIILVYVPLLTLSGVEGKTFIPMALTVIIALAFAFILSLTFVPAAIAIWLSKRVDEKEGRIMSWLKRRYEPGLDRAMSKPKITIGAGVGGFVVAVLAFFSLGQVFLPQLDEGDLLIQAFRVPSTSVEQSQAMQIPIERMLSKQPEVAIVFSKTGTADLASDPMPPNATDNFVILKPRKQWPDPKLTKAELVERLEKELNKFPGNAYEITQPIQMRFNELIAGVRGDIAIKIFGDDFDTMNSTAQQIAAILRKTGGASDVRVEETEGLSLLDIRVNRDAMARLGVTAQDVQDVVTATIGGREAGTIFEGDRRFPVVIRLSDAERADLSVLEQVQVPVAGGGFVPLASVADIRIVDGPNQISRENGKRRVVVQANVRDRAISDVVSDAKAAIAKDVRLPAGSYLEWGGQFENLASARDRLGLVIPACFVLILLLLYGALRSTRDAAIVFTGVPLALIGGVLALFLRGMDFSISAAVGFIALSGIAVLNGLVMVSSIQELMRAGMERAEAARQGALLRLRPVVMTALVASLGFVPMALATGAGAEVQKPLATVVIGGLISATLLTLFLLPTLYARWGGRMTNNEGGGDGAHA
- a CDS encoding efflux RND transporter periplasmic adaptor subunit, giving the protein MTININRKLLLTAALPLFLAACGGTDTVKPADEHGKEEAGHADEGQITLTNEQIKVAGIALGRPTIGSVGTLQLPATIEGDPQATQAVSAAISGRIVALNRNLGQSVGRGQTLAIVESREAAQLQGEVQATRARLALANSNLAREERLFAQRVSPEQDVIAARTTATEAKIAYQLAQQQVSAAGGGGGQLNRIAIAAPISGQVIARSVILGQTVAADAELYRIANLSSVSLSFNLRPADAGRIRPGAIVSIDAPGRQATGKISFVSPALDPATRLVPAIAILDNRAGQWRVGEAVTATIALAGDSGDTSISVPLSAVQTVEGKSVIFVRTKGGFAAVPVVLGDRAGANVIVRSGLKGTEQIAITNSFSLKSEIGKGEAGHED